From a region of the Kaistia sp. 32K genome:
- a CDS encoding amidase, with protein MSAALSDEQLAFLPLGELAARISDGEVTSVRVTELMLSRIAAHNPQLNCYITVCTEAALAQARAMDALRAEGIRLGPLHGVPIAIKDNMETAGVRTTGGSPLYADHVPERDSTVVERLRRAGAVILGKLNMYELAFGGVHPDFGETRNPWNLERSCGASSSGSGSAVAAGLAYAALGSDTGGSIRLPAAACGIVGLKATYGVVSRAGVLPAGYSLDHVGPMTRTVTDAAILMQVLAGPDPRDPAGSERPASDYLSGIELGIDGLRIGVPRRQANERIGQEMLAAFHASLNLLRRAGARLVEIELPDHLASRSLMWAIAASELAEGHSDSLRERPNDYSPRVRGLITQGAFLPATEYIHAQRVRQTIARSYAEIMQSVDLIAMPVVPFPAWRVGDEDVTYDNVTENLMSGMTRYCPPFNITGQPAIALPAGFDSVGLPLSFQIAGRLHEDALVLRAARAFERLAGPHPNPVLPPVAA; from the coding sequence ATGAGCGCGGCGCTGTCCGACGAGCAGCTGGCCTTCCTGCCGCTCGGCGAGCTCGCCGCCCGGATCTCCGATGGCGAGGTGACTTCCGTTCGGGTGACGGAGCTCATGCTGTCGCGGATCGCCGCCCACAATCCGCAGCTGAACTGCTACATCACCGTCTGCACCGAGGCCGCGCTGGCGCAGGCGAGGGCGATGGACGCCTTGCGCGCCGAGGGCATTCGCCTCGGTCCGCTGCACGGCGTGCCGATCGCGATCAAGGACAACATGGAAACCGCCGGCGTGCGCACGACCGGCGGTTCCCCGCTCTATGCCGACCATGTTCCCGAGCGCGATTCCACCGTGGTCGAACGGCTCCGCCGCGCCGGCGCAGTGATCCTCGGCAAGCTCAACATGTACGAACTGGCCTTTGGCGGCGTGCATCCGGATTTCGGCGAGACCCGCAATCCCTGGAACCTCGAGCGGTCCTGCGGCGCTTCCAGCAGCGGCTCCGGCTCGGCCGTCGCGGCGGGCCTCGCCTATGCGGCGCTCGGCTCCGATACCGGCGGCTCGATCCGGTTGCCGGCCGCCGCCTGCGGCATCGTGGGCCTCAAGGCGACCTATGGCGTGGTCAGCCGGGCAGGGGTGCTGCCGGCCGGCTATAGCCTCGATCATGTCGGCCCGATGACCCGCACGGTGACTGATGCCGCGATCCTGATGCAGGTGCTGGCCGGGCCCGATCCGCGCGATCCCGCCGGCAGCGAGCGGCCCGCGTCCGACTATCTCTCTGGCATCGAGCTCGGCATCGACGGCCTGCGCATCGGCGTCCCGCGCCGGCAGGCGAACGAGCGCATCGGGCAGGAGATGCTCGCCGCCTTCCATGCAAGCCTCAACCTGCTGCGGCGGGCGGGCGCCCGCCTGGTCGAGATCGAGCTTCCCGATCATCTGGCCTCGCGCAGCCTGATGTGGGCGATCGCCGCCTCGGAGCTTGCCGAAGGGCATAGTGACTCTCTGCGCGAGCGCCCGAACGATTATTCGCCGCGGGTTCGCGGCCTGATCACCCAGGGCGCCTTCCTGCCCGCGACCGAATACATCCACGCCCAGCGCGTCCGCCAGACGATCGCGCGGAGCTATGCCGAAATCATGCAGAGCGTCGATCTGATCGCGATGCCGGTCGTGCCCTTCCCGGCCTGGCGGGTGGGCGATGAGGACGTCACCTATGACAACGTCACGGAAAACCTGATGAGCGGCATGACGCGCTATTGTCCGCCGTTCAATATCACAGGCCAGCCGGCGATCGCCCTGCCGGCGGGCTTCGATTCCGTCGGCCTGCCGCTCTCGTTCCAGATTGCCGGGCGCCTGCACGAGGACGCGCTGGTGCTGCGCGCCGCGCGGGCGTTCGAAAGGCTGGCTGGTCCGCATCCCAATCCGGTCCTGCCGCCCGTCGCCGCCTGA
- a CDS encoding MFS transporter, with amino-acid sequence MHAPLRRRDDRWAVLTAVSITFSLTILNVTIVNVAMADIRQALGATMESLQWMTTVYLMIFASLLVAGGFIADRLGPALLFMIGTAVFVAASLVGGLAESIGWLMIGRIGQGIGAALAVPTSLTLIKQSFPHGPEQARAISLWIGCSSLSLAVGMYLGGALVEWLGWQSIFFLNLPVGLAALLLGRALWRDQLAGPRDRISELRQLDVPGLVLSIVALATLTWTCIELGAGLASRTFLVSLGAFLAAATAFLLVERRSANPLMPLTLIRQSDVWRGCLSGILVSFCFYGLLFFLGVFFQFQLGYSPSQTGLAFLPMTGTTVFGNMIGGQLTVTQGPHRTISIGAAMGLSGTLASIPGLSEGVAIYACLALIGLGVAIAVPAMTFLVVRRTGSGMASLVSGLLNTTRQIGAVLGIGLFGALANLYQGHLDDAFPIVLGMSGLAFAVCLIINAEPLAKIRIR; translated from the coding sequence ATGCACGCGCCACTCCGGCGGCGGGACGATAGATGGGCCGTCCTGACCGCCGTCAGCATCACCTTCAGCCTGACGATCCTCAACGTCACCATCGTCAACGTGGCGATGGCCGATATCCGTCAGGCGCTCGGCGCGACGATGGAATCGCTGCAATGGATGACGACGGTCTATCTGATGATCTTCGCCAGCCTGCTGGTGGCCGGCGGTTTCATCGCCGACCGCCTGGGCCCGGCCTTGCTGTTCATGATCGGCACGGCGGTGTTCGTCGCGGCCTCGCTGGTCGGCGGGCTCGCGGAGAGCATCGGCTGGCTGATGATCGGCCGGATCGGGCAGGGCATCGGCGCGGCGCTGGCGGTGCCGACGTCACTGACGCTGATCAAGCAGAGCTTCCCCCACGGTCCCGAGCAGGCGCGCGCCATCAGTCTCTGGATCGGTTGCTCCAGCCTGTCGCTGGCGGTCGGGATGTATCTCGGCGGCGCGCTGGTGGAATGGCTCGGCTGGCAGAGCATCTTCTTCCTCAACCTGCCGGTCGGGCTCGCCGCGCTTCTGCTCGGGCGAGCCCTGTGGCGGGACCAATTGGCCGGCCCCCGGGACCGCATCTCGGAGCTCAGGCAGCTGGACGTGCCGGGGCTGGTGCTCTCGATCGTCGCGCTGGCCACCCTGACCTGGACCTGCATCGAACTGGGGGCAGGGCTGGCGAGCCGTACCTTCCTCGTCTCGCTCGGCGCCTTCCTCGCCGCCGCCACGGCCTTCCTGCTCGTCGAGCGCCGCAGCGCCAACCCGCTGATGCCCCTGACGCTGATCCGGCAATCCGACGTCTGGCGTGGCTGCCTGTCCGGCATCCTCGTCAGCTTCTGCTTCTACGGCCTGCTGTTCTTCCTCGGCGTGTTCTTCCAGTTCCAGCTCGGTTATTCGCCCAGCCAGACCGGTCTCGCCTTCCTGCCGATGACCGGCACCACCGTCTTCGGAAACATGATCGGCGGGCAGCTGACGGTCACCCAGGGGCCGCATCGCACCATTTCGATCGGCGCCGCGATGGGCCTGTCGGGGACCCTTGCCTCGATCCCGGGCCTGAGCGAAGGCGTCGCCATTTACGCCTGCCTGGCCCTGATCGGCCTCGGCGTGGCGATCGCGGTGCCGGCCATGACCTTCCTGGTGGTGCGCCGCACGGGCTCCGGCATGGCGAGCCTCGTATCCGGGCTGCTGAACACCACGCGCCAGATCGGCGCCGTGCTCGGCATCGGCCTCTTCGGCGCCTTAGCCAATCTCTACCAGGGGCATCTCGACGATGCGTTTCCGATCGTCCTCGGCATGTCGGGATTGGCCTTCGCCGTCTGCCTGATCATCAACGCCGAGCCGCTTGCGAAAATCAGGATCCGTTAG
- a CDS encoding ABC transporter permease yields MTDAAVDTADVVPQAQGATHQSQAVLAWRTFTRDRIATISLVMIAIVSLVAILAPWIAPYDPYSAGDQVRRLLPPFSEGHLLGTDGQGRDILSRLIWGGRVSLPIGILPPLATAIVALTLGITAGFFGGRVAAIIMRPLDVLFAFPMVLLAVAVSAVLGPGVVNIMLSMSIVMIPYFTRVVYIEAASIRNRDYIDAARVAGSSTGQILFQEVLPNVLAPVLTYATTAIGSMIVFASGLSFLGLGVQPPISDWGIMSSDGLKVLGGSPHVATIPGIIIVIVALSFNFVGDGIRDAMDPRQRTIMKR; encoded by the coding sequence ATGACAGACGCCGCCGTCGACACGGCCGATGTTGTCCCGCAGGCGCAAGGCGCCACGCATCAGTCGCAGGCGGTTCTCGCCTGGAGAACCTTTACCAGGGACCGCATCGCCACGATCAGCCTCGTCATGATCGCGATCGTCTCGCTGGTCGCGATCCTGGCGCCCTGGATCGCGCCCTATGATCCCTACAGCGCCGGCGACCAGGTGCGGCGCTTGCTGCCACCCTTCTCCGAAGGCCATCTCCTCGGAACGGACGGGCAGGGCCGCGATATATTGAGCCGGCTGATCTGGGGCGGCCGCGTCTCGCTGCCGATCGGCATTTTGCCGCCGCTGGCGACGGCGATCGTGGCGCTGACGCTCGGCATCACGGCCGGCTTCTTCGGCGGGCGCGTCGCCGCCATCATCATGCGGCCGCTCGACGTGCTCTTCGCCTTCCCGATGGTGCTTCTGGCCGTCGCGGTATCGGCGGTGCTCGGGCCGGGCGTCGTCAACATCATGCTGTCGATGTCGATCGTGATGATCCCGTACTTCACGCGGGTCGTCTATATCGAGGCGGCGTCCATCCGGAACCGCGACTATATCGACGCGGCGCGTGTCGCCGGCAGCTCGACGGGGCAGATCCTGTTCCAGGAGGTCCTGCCCAACGTGCTGGCGCCGGTGCTCACCTATGCCACCACGGCCATCGGTTCGATGATCGTCTTTGCCTCCGGGCTGTCCTTCCTCGGGCTCGGCGTGCAGCCGCCGATCTCGGACTGGGGCATCATGTCGTCGGACGGGCTGAAGGTGCTGGGCGGCAGCCCGCATGTGGCCACCATACCCGGCATCATCATCGTCATCGTCGCGCTCTCCTTCAACTTCGTCGGCGACGGCATCCGCGATGCTATGGACCCGCGCCAGCGCACCATCATGAAGCGCTGA
- a CDS encoding ABC transporter permease yields MLRFIANRLIVVPFILFGMSLLVFFLMRLIPGDAAAVLLGPYAMPEAVAELRRGLGLDLPAVQQYGIWLKHVIVGDFGRSISFSMPVLDVLVPRALNSLLLTLAAFLIASVFGIGLGVLAAVKQNSRIDKISVTGSLLLANAPPFWLGFLLAIYFALHLKLLPSSGMTVIGRPSGPLVILSHLILPAVTAALIPLAVILRLTRAAMIDILKQQYVTAARARGFSEWRVITGYALRNAMPGIVNICGLQLGYLFGTALFSEVVFNWPGIGQLMYNSIISRDVPVIQAVVLCVGALFVLVNFISDITQAALDPRVRA; encoded by the coding sequence ATGCTCCGGTTCATCGCCAATCGGCTGATCGTCGTTCCCTTCATCCTCTTCGGCATGTCGCTGCTGGTCTTCTTCCTGATGCGGCTGATCCCGGGCGATGCGGCGGCGGTCCTGCTCGGACCTTATGCGATGCCCGAAGCCGTCGCCGAACTCCGGCGCGGCCTCGGCCTCGATCTGCCGGCGGTCCAGCAATACGGGATCTGGCTCAAGCACGTGATCGTCGGCGATTTCGGCCGCTCGATCTCGTTCAGCATGCCGGTGCTCGACGTCCTCGTGCCGCGGGCGCTGAACAGCCTGCTCCTGACGCTCGCCGCCTTCCTGATCGCCTCCGTCTTCGGCATCGGGCTCGGCGTGCTCGCCGCCGTGAAGCAGAACAGCCGGATCGACAAGATCTCGGTGACCGGCTCGCTGCTTTTGGCCAATGCGCCGCCCTTTTGGCTGGGCTTTCTGCTCGCGATCTATTTCGCCCTGCATCTGAAGCTGCTGCCATCCTCAGGAATGACGGTGATCGGCAGGCCGTCCGGTCCGCTGGTGATCCTCAGCCACTTGATCCTGCCGGCGGTGACGGCGGCGCTCATTCCGCTCGCGGTCATCCTCCGGCTCACCCGCGCCGCCATGATCGACATCCTGAAGCAGCAATATGTGACGGCGGCCCGCGCCCGCGGCTTTTCCGAATGGCGCGTGATCACCGGCTATGCCCTGCGCAACGCCATGCCCGGCATCGTCAACATCTGCGGCCTGCAGCTCGGCTATCTCTTCGGCACTGCGCTGTTCAGCGAAGTGGTCTTCAACTGGCCGGGCATCGGCCAGCTCATGTACAACTCGATCATTTCCCGCGACGTGCCGGTGATCCAGGCCGTCGTGCTGTGCGTCGGCGCCTTGTTCGTCCTCGTCAATTTCATCTCCGACATCACCCAGGCAGCGTTGGACCCGCGCGTGCGCGCCTAG
- a CDS encoding ABC transporter substrate-binding protein — MLGKSLLRTVMLASALLLSAAPVSLLRAEEPKPGGSLIIGAETDIGTRDPAVSESGAAARVNQLVFEGLVARDYTVDTKGAPPPIIPVLATSWDVSDDGLQYTFHLRPGVKFHDGTPFNADAVVFNVRRVWDPKFEFYNSRGAGIPQFRYLYLKGIEAKDDATVVFTLSQRNAFFIDQLAEGASPGLPTIASPTSIKTYGNDDVGNHPAGTGPFKVTEQVKGEYITLDKNPDYWNKPYPYLDQLIFRQIPDSTTRVNALRAGEVDLIISVPPDDVEPLKGEGYTVAMGPLPHIWYVDFNAKTGPFANQKVRQAVSMAIDKEGMARELLRGTAKPSFSMVSSSSPAYDPNWKEPYPYDPVKAKALLAEAGYPDGFKTVYEESTSGSGQIMPVQMAEWIQRDLRKIGVDVTLQTYEWNTYLGRWLKGLEDNVGMNQQSWGSNSDFWLQVPLQSKSWGNSGHVNDAEVDTMLTGMIGATDQKARIDLARKLAERDMEQAYHLPVVSDMGAYAMASKVKGFIRAADWIESYNTIWISE, encoded by the coding sequence ATGTTGGGCAAGTCGCTACTCAGAACTGTCATGCTCGCCAGTGCGTTGCTGTTGTCGGCGGCGCCGGTGTCCCTGCTGCGCGCCGAGGAGCCGAAGCCCGGCGGAAGCCTCATCATCGGCGCCGAGACCGATATCGGCACGCGCGATCCCGCCGTGAGCGAATCCGGCGCGGCCGCCCGCGTCAACCAGCTGGTCTTCGAAGGGCTCGTCGCCCGCGACTACACGGTCGACACCAAGGGCGCGCCGCCGCCGATCATCCCCGTTCTCGCCACCAGCTGGGACGTCAGCGACGACGGGCTGCAATACACCTTTCACCTGCGCCCGGGCGTGAAGTTTCACGATGGCACGCCGTTCAACGCCGATGCGGTCGTGTTCAACGTCCGCCGCGTCTGGGATCCGAAGTTCGAGTTCTACAATTCGCGTGGCGCCGGCATTCCGCAGTTCCGCTATCTGTATCTGAAGGGCATCGAGGCCAAGGACGACGCGACTGTCGTCTTCACGCTGTCGCAGCGCAACGCCTTCTTCATCGACCAGCTGGCCGAAGGCGCGTCGCCGGGCCTGCCGACGATCGCCAGCCCGACCTCGATCAAGACCTACGGCAATGACGATGTCGGCAATCATCCGGCCGGGACGGGTCCGTTCAAGGTCACGGAGCAGGTCAAGGGCGAATACATCACGCTCGACAAGAACCCGGACTACTGGAACAAGCCTTACCCCTATCTCGACCAACTGATCTTCCGCCAGATTCCGGATTCGACGACGCGGGTGAACGCGCTTCGCGCCGGCGAGGTGGATCTGATCATCTCGGTTCCGCCTGACGACGTCGAACCCTTGAAGGGCGAAGGCTACACCGTCGCCATGGGGCCGCTGCCGCATATCTGGTACGTCGACTTCAACGCCAAGACCGGACCTTTCGCCAACCAGAAGGTGCGCCAGGCCGTCTCCATGGCGATCGACAAGGAGGGCATGGCCCGCGAGCTGCTGCGCGGCACCGCGAAGCCGTCCTTCTCCATGGTCTCCTCCTCGTCGCCCGCCTACGACCCGAACTGGAAGGAGCCCTATCCGTATGACCCCGTGAAGGCCAAGGCGCTGCTCGCCGAGGCGGGTTATCCGGACGGGTTCAAGACGGTCTACGAGGAATCCACCTCCGGTTCCGGCCAGATCATGCCGGTCCAGATGGCGGAATGGATCCAGCGCGACCTGCGCAAGATCGGCGTCGACGTCACGCTCCAGACCTATGAGTGGAACACCTATCTCGGCCGCTGGCTCAAGGGCCTCGAGGACAATGTCGGAATGAACCAGCAGTCGTGGGGATCGAATTCCGACTTCTGGCTGCAGGTTCCGCTGCAGAGCAAGTCCTGGGGCAATTCCGGCCACGTCAACGATGCCGAAGTCGACACCATGCTGACCGGCATGATCGGCGCCACGGACCAGAAGGCCCGCATCGACCTGGCCCGCAAGCTGGCCGAGCGCGACATGGAGCAGGCCTACCACCTGCCGGTGGTGAGCGACATGGGCGCCTATGCGATGGCGAGCAAGGTCAAGGGCTTCATCCGGGCGGCGGACTGGATCGAATCCTACAACACCATCTGGATCTCCGAGTAA
- a CDS encoding ABC transporter ATP-binding protein, translated as MTETPTLVRLRQICFRVGSKDILEDIDLEIRAGETFGLVGPSGSGKSTVGRIILGLLRQTYGEVFYDGKKLDFRWQESGAKRSEIQMIFQNPLAAFNPRRQIGESLELPIRNFGVTQRGEMRDRIAETLTQVGLDPRFAMRYPHELSGGQCQRAGIARALVSRPRFIFLDEPLSALDVSVQAQVANLLKDLQASLGLTYLFVANNLLMGRYMSDRVAVLDKGRVIESGAVDQIFEQPEHPFTRRLINASLSARHHSSHPL; from the coding sequence ATGACAGAGACCCCCACGCTGGTGCGGCTGCGCCAGATCTGCTTCCGCGTCGGCAGCAAGGACATTCTCGAGGACATCGACCTCGAGATACGGGCCGGCGAAACCTTCGGGCTCGTCGGCCCCTCCGGTTCCGGCAAGTCGACCGTCGGCCGCATCATTCTGGGCCTGCTGCGCCAGACCTATGGCGAGGTCTTCTATGACGGCAAGAAGCTGGATTTCCGCTGGCAGGAATCCGGCGCGAAGCGCAGCGAAATCCAGATGATCTTCCAGAATCCGCTGGCCGCCTTCAATCCGCGCCGGCAGATCGGCGAGAGCCTGGAACTGCCGATACGCAATTTCGGCGTCACCCAGCGCGGCGAGATGCGCGATCGCATCGCTGAGACGCTGACCCAGGTCGGACTCGATCCGCGTTTCGCCATGCGTTACCCGCACGAGCTTTCCGGCGGCCAGTGCCAGCGCGCCGGCATCGCCCGCGCGCTGGTGTCCCGTCCGCGCTTCATCTTCCTCGACGAGCCGCTTTCGGCGCTCGATGTCTCGGTCCAGGCGCAGGTCGCCAACCTGCTCAAGGACCTGCAGGCCTCGCTGGGGCTGACCTACCTGTTCGTGGCGAACAATCTGCTCATGGGTCGCTACATGAGCGACCGCGTCGCAGTCCTGGACAAGGGCCGCGTCATCGAGAGCGGCGCGGTCGATCAGATCTTCGAGCAGCCCGAACATCCCTTCACGCGCCGTCTCATCAACGCCTCGCTCTCGGCGAGGCACCATTCCTCACATCCACTGTGA
- a CDS encoding ABC transporter ATP-binding protein: protein MLLDIQGVTTTFPSASGTVRAVNDVSFTIDRGEVVAVVGESGSGKSVTALSVTRLVPQPPAVIEKGSAFLDGVDILALPPAQLRKVLGKRIAMLFQNAYSALHPMRRVGDQLIETIRFHRNVSRYEADRIGRAILSDIGFADPVGLMRCYSYQVSAGDAQRAMLALALAGEPDLLIADEPTSLLDAVAQDEILIQLKEIQSRTGMAVWLITHDFGVVSRLADRVVVMYAGRAVEVGPAADLLDRPYHPYSRGLIASVPSDGGHGRLRQIPGEIPDLTALPSGCSFRPRCDKASDRCGIQLPETYPVSPERAARCWLYAEA, encoded by the coding sequence TTGTTGCTCGATATCCAGGGCGTGACCACCACCTTCCCGTCTGCATCGGGAACCGTCCGTGCGGTCAATGATGTCAGCTTCACGATCGATCGCGGTGAAGTGGTCGCCGTGGTCGGAGAATCGGGCTCCGGCAAGAGCGTCACGGCGCTGAGCGTGACGCGCCTCGTGCCGCAGCCGCCGGCGGTCATCGAAAAGGGCTCCGCTTTTCTCGACGGGGTCGACATTCTGGCGCTGCCGCCCGCCCAGTTGCGCAAGGTGCTCGGCAAGCGGATCGCGATGCTGTTCCAGAACGCCTATTCGGCGCTGCATCCAATGCGCAGGGTCGGCGACCAGCTGATCGAGACCATCCGGTTCCACCGCAACGTCTCCCGCTACGAGGCCGACAGGATCGGCCGGGCGATCCTGAGCGACATCGGCTTCGCCGATCCGGTGGGGCTGATGCGCTGCTATTCCTATCAGGTGAGCGCCGGCGACGCGCAGCGCGCCATGCTGGCGCTGGCATTGGCGGGCGAGCCGGACCTCCTGATCGCCGACGAGCCGACCTCGCTTCTGGACGCGGTCGCGCAGGACGAGATCCTGATCCAGCTGAAAGAGATCCAGTCCCGCACCGGCATGGCGGTCTGGCTGATCACCCATGATTTCGGCGTGGTCTCGCGTCTCGCCGATCGCGTGGTCGTCATGTATGCCGGCCGCGCCGTGGAAGTGGGGCCGGCGGCCGACCTGCTCGACAGGCCCTATCATCCCTATTCGCGGGGCCTGATCGCCTCCGTGCCCTCCGATGGCGGCCATGGCAGGCTGCGCCAGATCCCGGGCGAAATCCCGGATCTCACCGCGCTCCCGTCCGGATGCTCGTTCCGCCCGCGCTGCGACAAGGCTTCCGATCGCTGCGGGATCCAGCTCCCCGAAACCTATCCGGTAAGCCCAGAGCGAGCGGCGCGCTGCTGGCTCTATGCCGAGGCATAA
- a CDS encoding N-acetyltransferase, whose amino-acid sequence MQPALSRRSPPIDERNIFRMSAKPYLHLCKKLEPGTAHLPEWPEGARLVEFTPQLAEASHRLLRSAYSQGGGEVPEYPSWLNALLNDPEYDPALVFPVLDSSGRVIAFAQCWTSGFVKNLAVDASRRRQGLGEALLQHILNVFTRRGSQRLCLKVEADNPSGAERLYRRLGFDDFREG is encoded by the coding sequence ATGCAGCCTGCCCTCTCCCGGCGCAGCCCTCCTATCGATGAAAGAAACATCTTTCGAATGAGCGCAAAGCCTTATCTCCATCTCTGCAAGAAGCTGGAACCCGGCACGGCGCATCTGCCTGAATGGCCGGAAGGGGCTCGGCTGGTCGAGTTCACGCCGCAACTGGCTGAAGCCTCGCATCGCCTGCTACGATCCGCCTACTCCCAGGGCGGCGGCGAGGTGCCGGAGTATCCGTCCTGGCTGAACGCGCTTCTTAATGATCCGGAATACGATCCGGCACTCGTGTTTCCGGTGCTGGATTCTTCGGGACGCGTGATCGCCTTCGCCCAGTGCTGGACCAGCGGCTTCGTCAAGAACCTCGCCGTCGACGCCAGCCGGCGACGACAGGGTCTGGGCGAGGCTCTGCTCCAGCACATCCTGAACGTGTTCACACGGAGAGGCTCGCAGCGACTGTGCCTGAAAGTCGAAGCCGACAATCCCTCCGGAGCGGAGCGTCTCTACCGACGCCTCGGCTTTGACGATTTTCGCGAGGGCTGA
- a CDS encoding SDR family oxidoreductase, whose protein sequence is MDLGLGGKTALVLGAGGGLGGAIAKTLAEEGARIAVADINLDAAEKTAADIRAKGGSAAAIEWDLADLAKIAPNLAEIETKLGSVDVLVNITGGPPPTLVSGQSVENWRKYFDSMVLSVIAITDAVLPKMRENKWGRIITSTSSGVIAPIANLGLSNSLRMSLLGWSKTLAGEVGKDGVTVNVILPGRVATQRITFLDAQKAEREGKSIEEVAAASTSSIPLGRYGDPQEYADVVAFMASSRSSYLTGSVIRVDGGLIASV, encoded by the coding sequence ATGGATCTGGGATTGGGTGGCAAGACTGCCCTCGTGCTTGGTGCCGGTGGCGGCCTTGGCGGCGCGATCGCAAAAACGCTGGCGGAAGAAGGTGCGCGGATTGCCGTCGCGGACATCAACCTGGATGCCGCCGAGAAGACGGCAGCCGACATTCGCGCCAAGGGTGGATCGGCCGCAGCCATCGAATGGGATCTCGCCGATCTCGCGAAAATAGCCCCCAATCTTGCCGAGATAGAAACGAAGTTGGGATCGGTTGATGTGCTTGTAAACATCACCGGCGGCCCGCCGCCCACGCTGGTTTCCGGCCAAAGCGTGGAGAACTGGCGGAAATACTTCGACAGCATGGTCCTGTCGGTCATCGCGATCACAGACGCCGTGCTGCCGAAGATGCGGGAAAACAAGTGGGGTCGCATCATCACGTCGACCTCGTCGGGCGTCATTGCTCCCATCGCCAATCTGGGCCTTTCCAACTCGCTGCGGATGTCGCTGCTGGGTTGGTCGAAGACCCTTGCCGGCGAGGTGGGCAAGGATGGCGTGACGGTCAACGTCATCCTGCCAGGCCGCGTCGCGACGCAGCGCATCACGTTCCTCGATGCGCAAAAGGCGGAGCGCGAAGGCAAGTCCATCGAGGAAGTTGCCGCAGCCAGCACGAGTTCGATTCCCCTCGGTCGCTACGGCGATCCGCAGGAATATGCGGATGTCGTGGCCTTCATGGCGAGCAGCCGCTCCTCCTATCTGACGGGCTCGGTCATCCGCGTGGATGGCGGCCTGATCGCCAGCGTGTGA
- a CDS encoding ribonuclease activity regulator RraA yields the protein MSINIVQALKQVSTATITTFLFQKGLKNVWIRRASPLRPGQERQVGAAFTLRFVPAREDLATESIWSAPISTRAAVEDMPAGCIAVADTGGVTHAGSFGDILCARMKVIGVSGLVTDGAIRDRDAIEEIGFPVWSNGVSSSPSTSGLTFVDWQRPISCGGVAVFPGDYIVADGDGAVVVPPRYAEQIAASGPDEERLDLWVREQVLSGARLTDIYPPDEAVRERFRASATRNR from the coding sequence ATGTCCATAAATATTGTCCAGGCCCTGAAGCAGGTCTCGACTGCGACAATTACTACGTTTTTGTTCCAGAAGGGGCTCAAGAATGTCTGGATACGGCGCGCCTCGCCGCTGCGTCCGGGCCAGGAGCGTCAAGTTGGTGCTGCTTTTACGCTGCGGTTCGTTCCGGCGCGGGAAGATCTGGCGACGGAAAGCATCTGGAGCGCGCCAATTTCAACCCGGGCCGCTGTTGAGGACATGCCTGCGGGCTGTATCGCGGTTGCGGATACCGGGGGCGTTACACATGCGGGCTCGTTCGGCGATATACTGTGCGCCCGGATGAAGGTGATCGGTGTTTCGGGTTTGGTGACCGATGGAGCGATCCGGGATCGCGATGCCATTGAGGAAATCGGATTCCCGGTGTGGTCCAATGGAGTGTCTTCATCTCCCTCGACGAGCGGACTGACCTTTGTAGACTGGCAGAGACCCATATCGTGCGGTGGTGTTGCTGTCTTTCCCGGCGATTACATCGTTGCCGACGGTGACGGCGCCGTTGTTGTGCCGCCTCGCTATGCGGAGCAGATCGCTGCATCGGGCCCTGACGAGGAGAGGCTGGATCTCTGGGTTCGGGAACAGGTCCTCAGCGGTGCTCGGCTGACAGACATCTATCCGCCGGATGAGGCCGTGCGCGAGCGGTTTAGAGCCTCCGCGACCCGAAACCGCTAG